In Canis lupus familiaris isolate Mischka breed German Shepherd chromosome 24, alternate assembly UU_Cfam_GSD_1.0, whole genome shotgun sequence, a single genomic region encodes these proteins:
- the SRSF6 gene encoding serine/arginine-rich splicing factor 6 isoform X2: MPRVYIGRLSYNVREKDIQRFFSGYGRLLEIDLKNGYGFVEFEDSRDADDAVYELNGKELCGERVIVEHARGPRRDRDGYSYGSRMTNGAEAVSTEAKMTAFPDWPWLFHTLCDPCPMTLWLTLPEAMTTAAFCH, translated from the exons ATGCCGCGCGTCTACATAGGACGCCTGAGCTACAACGTCCGGGAGAAGGACATCCAGCGCTTTTTCAGTGGCTATGGCCGCCTCCTCGAAATAGACCTCAAAAATGG GTACGGCTTCGTGGAGTTCGAGGACTCCCGCGACGCCGACGACGCCGTTTACGAGCTGAACGGCAAAGAGCTCTGCGGCGAGCGCGTGATCGTGGAGCACGCCCGGGGCCCGCGCCGTGACCGCGACGGCTACAGCTACGGAAGCCGCA TGACCAATGGGGCTGAGGCTGTGTCCACTGAGGCTAAGATGACTGCCTTTCCTGATTGGCCTTGGCTTTTCCATACATTGTGTGACCCTTGCCCTATGACCCTTTGGCTGACCTTACCGGAAGCCATGACGACAGCAGCCTTTTGCCATTAG
- the SRSF6 gene encoding serine/arginine-rich splicing factor 6 isoform X1 — protein MPRVYIGRLSYNVREKDIQRFFSGYGRLLEIDLKNGYGFVEFEDSRDADDAVYELNGKELCGERVIVEHARGPRRDRDGYSYGSRSGGGGYSSRRTSGRDKYGPPVRTEFRLIVENLSSRCSWQDLKDFMRQAGEVTYADAHKERTNEGVIEFRSYSDMKRALDKLDGTEINGRNIRLIEDKPRTSHRRSYSGSRSRSRSRRRSRSRSRRSSRSRSRSISKSRSRSRSRSKGRSRSRSKGRKSRSKSKSKPKSDRGSRSRSRSRSKEYEKSRSRSRSRSRSPKENGKGDIKSKSRSRSQSRSNSPLPAPPSKARSVSPPPKRASRSRSRSRSKSRSRSRSSSRD, from the exons ATGCCGCGCGTCTACATAGGACGCCTGAGCTACAACGTCCGGGAGAAGGACATCCAGCGCTTTTTCAGTGGCTATGGCCGCCTCCTCGAAATAGACCTCAAAAATGG GTACGGCTTCGTGGAGTTCGAGGACTCCCGCGACGCCGACGACGCCGTTTACGAGCTGAACGGCAAAGAGCTCTGCGGCGAGCGCGTGATCGTGGAGCACGCCCGGGGCCCGCGCCGTGACCGCGACGGCTACAGCTACGGAAGCCGCA GTGGTGGAGGTGGATACAGCAGTCGGAGAACCTCTGGCAGAGACAAATATGGACCACCTGTTCGTACAGAATTCAGGCTTATTGTAGAAAATCTTTCTAGTCGTTGCAGTTGGCAAGATTTAAAG GATTTCATGAGACAAGCAGGTGAAGTAACCTATGCGGATGCTCACAAAGAACGCACAAACGAGGGCGTGATTGAATTCCGTTCCTACTCGGACATGAAGCGTGCTTTGGACAAACTGGATGGTACAGAAATAAATGGCAGAAATATTAGGCTCATTGAGGATAAACCACGAACGAGCCATAGGCGGTCTTACTCTGGAAGCAGATCAAG GTCACGGTCTAGAAGAAGGTCACGAAGTAGGAGTCGTAGGAGCAGCCGCAGTAGATCTCGAAGTATCTCAAAAAGTCGCTCCCG ATCCAGGTCTCGGAGCAAAGGTCGATCACGTTCTCGATCAAAAGGCAGGAAATCTAGATCAAAAAGCAAATCTAAGCCCAAGTCTGATCGGGGCTCCCGTTCGCGCTCTCGAAGCAGATCTAAGGAGTATGAGAAATCTCGAAGCAGGTCTCGCTCTCGATCTCGTTcccccaaagaaaatggaaaaggtgATATAAAGTCAAAGTCTAGGTCAAGAAGCCAGTCTCGTTCAAAttctccccttcctgctccaCCCTCAAAAGCACGTTCTGTGTCCCCTCCACCAAAAAGAGCTTCAAGATCCCGTTCTAGATCTCGTTCAAAGTCCAGGTCACGGTCCAGATCGAGTTCCAGAGATTAA